The bacterium genome contains a region encoding:
- a CDS encoding response regulator, giving the protein MAKEKILVVDDSATQLIMYKMALSKAGYLVISAKNGVEGMHMVETENPDLIVSDIIMPELNGYQFCRLVKDDPSRAHIPIILLTSLGQQQDRFWGIEAGANAFVTKATDTTALLQAVEELIKTIAKPSTIDYADKEDEKYSIQSPENPEESIKSKLNRILEKLLYETTVSNRMRDLSRYAYNRQEMITRCFDLFRQIVEYHASALTLFEKDTLHLTIDIQKDIADNFLDKAIASVLQQDFNPNEVRMGLIKNTQKDIFGETHLKPEGAQDVQSVLVVPLRDETDVVGSLAVFTSDTFAYNKDIYRLIQLIARELTLTIKYIWKLEELENIKRNFTSTIVNDLRSPIIANQSFAEALFNEYVDPITEDQREILSNVIANNKKLLTFINDIIDISKIESGKLEIFPEHNNVHTIIEDAIKNMSVLASQKEILLINEFENTDYKAYFDGEKILQVFNNLISNAIKFTSTGGAVMIGAQPVPDGVQFMVKDTGIGIPEEDLPHIFEKYKRTGGVFSSDDHAGGGGIGLGLAICKSIIEAHKGRIWAESAVGEGTTFYFTVLTPEQS; this is encoded by the coding sequence GTGGCTAAAGAAAAAATATTGGTTGTAGATGACAGCGCGACGCAGCTCATCATGTATAAAATGGCGCTGAGCAAAGCGGGATATCTCGTCATCTCCGCCAAAAACGGCGTCGAAGGCATGCACATGGTGGAGACGGAAAATCCCGATCTGATCGTGAGTGACATCATCATGCCGGAACTCAACGGATATCAATTCTGCCGATTGGTCAAAGACGATCCTTCCCGTGCGCACATTCCGATTATTTTGCTCACAAGTCTCGGTCAGCAGCAGGATCGCTTCTGGGGTATTGAAGCCGGCGCCAACGCGTTTGTTACCAAAGCAACGGATACGACAGCGCTGCTGCAAGCGGTAGAGGAATTAATCAAAACGATCGCAAAGCCTTCAACCATAGATTATGCGGACAAAGAAGATGAAAAATATTCGATTCAATCGCCGGAGAACCCGGAAGAGAGTATCAAATCCAAACTGAATCGCATCTTAGAGAAACTTCTTTATGAGACGACGGTATCTAACCGAATGCGCGACTTGTCGCGGTATGCTTACAATCGTCAGGAAATGATTACGCGCTGTTTTGATCTCTTTCGACAGATCGTCGAATATCATGCATCTGCACTCACGCTTTTTGAGAAAGACACGCTGCATTTGACGATTGATATTCAAAAAGACATCGCCGATAATTTTTTGGATAAAGCCATCGCATCGGTATTGCAGCAAGATTTTAATCCCAACGAAGTGCGTATGGGGCTTATCAAAAATACCCAGAAAGACATTTTTGGTGAAACCCACCTTAAGCCGGAAGGCGCACAAGACGTCCAATCCGTGCTGGTTGTGCCTTTACGGGATGAAACGGATGTAGTCGGTTCCTTGGCTGTTTTTACATCGGATACTTTTGCGTACAACAAAGATATTTACCGACTCATTCAGCTGATCGCGCGTGAACTGACATTGACGATCAAATATATTTGGAAATTGGAAGAACTCGAAAATATCAAACGTAATTTTACATCGACGATCGTCAATGATCTGCGAAGCCCGATCATCGCCAATCAGAGCTTTGCCGAAGCGCTGTTTAACGAATACGTCGATCCGATCACCGAAGATCAGAGAGAAATCCTGTCCAACGTCATTGCGAATAATAAAAAATTACTGACGTTCATCAACGACATCATTGACATTTCGAAAATTGAATCCGGCAAACTGGAAATTTTCCCGGAACACAATAATGTGCATACGATCATCGAAGACGCCATAAAAAACATGTCTGTTTTGGCTTCCCAAAAAGAAATTTTACTTATCAATGAATTTGAAAATACGGATTACAAGGCGTATTTTGACGGCGAAAAAATATTACAGGTATTCAATAACCTGATTTCCAATGCTATCAAATTTACCTCCACCGGCGGAGCAGTAATGATCGGAGCACAACCGGTGCCTGATGGCGTACAGTTTATGGTTAAAGATACAGGAATCGGCATCCCTGAAGAAGACTTGCCGCATATCTTTGAAAAATACAAACGAACCGGCGGTGTGTTTTCCAGCGATGATCATGCCGGCGGCGGCGGTATCGGGTTGGGACTTGCCATTTGTAAATCCATCATCGAAGCGCATAAGGGCCGCATTTGGGCCGAAAGTGCGGTCGGTGAAGGTACCACATTTTATTTCACCGTATTAACACCGGAACAATCATAA
- a CDS encoding DUF2752 domain-containing protein: MKSVVSSEGQPSLSFVEESSVFSVWPHATYLLIYFMVAFLGIALEPSREGVGTHRQLGLPPCGFLTITGYPCPSCGLTTSVSLGMHGHWLDALRVQPFGVYLFVLMSLVAILSLVGILKKIPFSKYIQSHTGEKLQIITAFVFLISWVYKILIMN, encoded by the coding sequence ATGAAATCGGTCGTATCATCCGAGGGGCAACCGTCACTATCTTTTGTTGAAGAGTCATCCGTTTTTTCCGTTTGGCCGCATGCGACATATCTTCTGATTTATTTTATGGTGGCTTTTTTAGGTATTGCTTTGGAGCCCAGTCGTGAGGGTGTCGGCACGCACCGCCAATTGGGGTTACCGCCATGCGGATTTCTAACTATTACCGGTTATCCTTGCCCTTCGTGCGGGTTGACTACGTCTGTAAGTTTGGGCATGCACGGGCATTGGTTGGATGCGCTTCGTGTACAACCATTTGGCGTTTATTTATTCGTTTTGATGTCTTTGGTGGCCATTCTGTCTCTCGTAGGTATTTTGAAAAAGATTCCTTTTTCAAAATACATTCAATCCCATACCGGGGAAAAACTGCAAATAATCACGGCTTTTGTTTTTTTGATAAGCTGGGTTTATAAAATTTTGATTATGAACTAA